In the Grimontia kaedaensis genome, one interval contains:
- the asnB gene encoding asparagine synthase B produces MCSVFGILDIKSDASALRESALEMSKKLRHRGPDWSGIYSSERAILAHERLAIVGLNSGAQPLYSPDGKVVLAVNGEIYNHKEIRARYEGKYEFQTDSDCEVILALYQDKGADLLEELNGIFAFALYDEEKDEYLIGRDHIGIIPLYQGYDEHGNYYVASEMKALVPVCKTISEFPPGCSYGSKDAEPVRYYVRDWNEFAAVENNTSSKEELTAALEAAVKRQLMTDVPYGVLLSGGLDSSITSAVAKRFAAMRVEDDDKSAAWWPQLHSFAIGLEGAPDLKAAREVAEKIGTVHHEMTYTIQEGLDAIRDVIYHIETYDVTTIRASTPMYLMGRKIKAMGIKMVLSGEGADEIFGGYLYFHKAPNAQEFHEETVRKLLALNMFDCARANKSLAAWGVEGRVPFLDKEFIDVAMRLNPKDKMCGNGKMEKHILRECFEHYLPDSIAWRQKEQFSDGVGYGWIDTLRAVAEEKVTDQQMESASFRFPYNTPQTKEAYVYREIFEELFPLPSAAECVPGGPSIACSSAKAIEWDESFKNSADPSGRAVAAVHNEAYNKA; encoded by the coding sequence ATGTGTTCTGTATTTGGCATTCTGGATATTAAGTCAGATGCGTCTGCACTTCGCGAAAGTGCTTTGGAAATGTCCAAGAAACTGCGTCACCGTGGCCCTGACTGGTCAGGTATTTACTCATCTGAGCGTGCTATTCTTGCGCACGAGCGCCTGGCCATCGTTGGTTTGAACTCCGGCGCCCAACCTCTCTATAGCCCAGACGGCAAAGTGGTACTGGCTGTGAACGGCGAAATCTATAACCACAAAGAAATTCGCGCACGTTACGAGGGTAAGTACGAGTTTCAAACTGATTCCGATTGTGAAGTGATCCTTGCTCTGTATCAGGATAAAGGCGCTGATCTTCTTGAAGAGCTGAACGGTATTTTTGCTTTCGCGCTTTACGACGAAGAGAAAGACGAATATCTGATTGGCCGTGACCACATTGGTATCATCCCTCTCTATCAGGGTTATGATGAGCACGGTAACTACTATGTTGCGTCTGAAATGAAAGCGCTGGTTCCAGTATGTAAAACTATCAGTGAATTCCCTCCAGGTTGCAGCTACGGCTCTAAAGATGCTGAGCCTGTTCGTTACTATGTGCGCGATTGGAATGAGTTCGCAGCGGTTGAAAACAACACCTCAAGCAAAGAAGAACTCACAGCGGCGTTAGAGGCTGCGGTTAAGCGTCAACTGATGACTGATGTTCCATATGGTGTTCTGCTTTCCGGTGGTTTGGATTCTTCTATTACTTCAGCTGTGGCTAAACGTTTCGCCGCAATGCGTGTTGAAGATGATGACAAGAGCGCTGCATGGTGGCCTCAGCTTCACTCCTTTGCGATTGGCCTGGAAGGCGCGCCAGATCTGAAAGCTGCTCGTGAAGTAGCAGAGAAAATTGGCACTGTTCACCACGAAATGACCTACACCATTCAGGAAGGTCTGGACGCTATTCGTGATGTTATCTACCACATTGAAACTTACGACGTAACAACTATCCGTGCATCTACCCCGATGTACCTGATGGGTCGTAAAATCAAAGCTATGGGCATCAAAATGGTACTGTCCGGTGAAGGTGCAGATGAAATCTTCGGTGGCTACCTGTACTTCCACAAAGCGCCTAACGCCCAAGAGTTCCATGAAGAGACCGTACGTAAGCTTTTGGCACTGAACATGTTTGACTGTGCCCGTGCGAACAAATCACTGGCGGCATGGGGTGTGGAAGGTCGTGTTCCTTTCCTCGATAAAGAGTTTATCGATGTAGCAATGCGCTTGAACCCGAAAGACAAGATGTGTGGTAACGGCAAGATGGAAAAACACATCCTGCGTGAGTGTTTTGAGCATTACCTACCAGATTCGATCGCATGGCGCCAGAAAGAACAGTTCTCAGACGGTGTTGGTTACGGCTGGATTGACACTCTGCGTGCCGTTGCGGAAGAGAAGGTCACCGATCAGCAAATGGAATCGGCTAGCTTCCGCTTCCCTTACAACACACCACAAACCAAAGAAGCTTACGTTTACCGTGAGATCTTTGAAGAGCTGTTCCCGCTGCCATCAGCGGCAGAATGTGTTCCAGGTGGCCCATCAATCGCCTGTTCAAGCGCCAAGGCGATTGAGTGGGATGAGAGCTTCAAAAACAGCGCCGACCCTTCTGGTCGAGCTGTAGCTGCTGTTCACAACGAGGCTTACAACAAAGCATAA
- the nagB gene encoding glucosamine-6-phosphate deaminase, with product MRLIPLQTAHEVGLWSARHIVDTINKFAPTEDRPFVLGLPTGGTPLNTYKQLINLHKQGEVSFKHVVTFNMDEYCGIPADHPESYRSFMYNNFFNHIDIEEENINLLNGNAEDHFAECQRYEDKIKSYGKINLFMGGVGNDGHIAFNEPASSLSSRTRIKTLTEDTRIANSRFFDNDINQVPKHALTIGVGTLLDAEEVMILITGHNKALALQAAVEGSVNHLWTVSALQLHPKALMVCDDPSTAELKVKTVKYFQELEAENIKNL from the coding sequence GTGAGACTTATCCCGCTACAAACAGCACATGAAGTAGGCCTTTGGTCAGCGCGTCATATTGTTGATACGATTAACAAATTTGCCCCAACCGAAGATCGCCCGTTTGTTCTTGGCCTGCCAACCGGTGGTACCCCTCTGAACACTTATAAGCAACTGATTAATCTTCATAAGCAGGGCGAAGTAAGCTTCAAACACGTTGTGACTTTTAATATGGACGAATACTGTGGCATCCCAGCTGACCACCCAGAGTCATATCGTTCATTCATGTACAACAACTTCTTTAATCATATTGATATTGAGGAAGAAAACATCAATCTTCTGAACGGTAACGCCGAAGATCACTTCGCTGAGTGTCAGCGTTACGAAGACAAGATCAAATCTTACGGCAAAATTAACCTGTTCATGGGTGGCGTAGGTAACGATGGTCATATCGCATTTAATGAACCAGCGTCTTCTTTGTCTTCACGAACTCGTATCAAGACACTGACCGAAGACACGCGCATTGCAAACTCACGCTTCTTCGATAACGATATCAATCAGGTGCCTAAGCACGCGTTGACTATCGGTGTTGGCACTTTGCTGGACGCAGAAGAAGTAATGATCCTGATCACCGGTCATAATAAGGCACTGGCGCTGCAAGCAGCAGTTGAAGGTTCAGTTAACCATCTATGGACTGTATCTGCACTGCAACTGCACCCTAAAGCTCTGATGGTGTGTGATGACCCATCAACTGCTGAGCTGAAAGTGAAGACGGTTAAGTACTTCCAGGAGCTGGAAGCAGAAAACATCAAGAACCTGTAA
- the nagA gene encoding N-acetylglucosamine-6-phosphate deacetylase, which yields MYALTNCRIFTGSEVLDNHAVVVDGGLIQNICQENELPEGIETRSLDGAFLTPGFVDLQLNGCGGVMFNDEVTADTIHTMHLANLKSGCTSFLPTLITSSDEDMKASVSAIRDYQDQYANQALGLHLEGPYLNVAKKGIHSVDYIRRSDDAMIDFIAANADVVTKVTLAPELTPSEHIEKLAKAGIVVSAGHTNASYVEARAGFKAGITFATHLFNAMTPIAGREPGMVGAIYDTPEVYTGVIADGFHVDYANIRIAHKLKGEKLVLVTDAAAPAGADMDHFIFVGKKVYYRDGKCVDENGTLGGSALTMIEAVQNSVEHVGIALDEAVRMATLYPARAIGMDDKLGAIKQGYVANLTVFDREFNVKATVVNGEYTLN from the coding sequence ATGTACGCACTGACAAACTGCCGAATTTTCACCGGTAGCGAAGTGCTGGATAATCATGCCGTTGTCGTTGATGGCGGCCTGATCCAGAACATCTGCCAAGAAAACGAATTACCAGAGGGCATTGAAACCCGTTCATTGGACGGCGCATTCCTAACACCTGGTTTCGTTGACCTACAACTGAATGGTTGTGGCGGTGTAATGTTCAACGACGAAGTGACGGCGGACACTATCCACACGATGCATTTGGCAAACCTCAAGTCTGGCTGTACCAGTTTCCTGCCAACTCTGATCACATCTTCAGATGAAGATATGAAGGCATCTGTCAGTGCGATCCGTGATTACCAAGACCAATACGCCAACCAAGCGCTTGGCCTGCATCTTGAAGGTCCTTACCTGAACGTTGCCAAAAAAGGCATTCACAGTGTCGATTACATCCGTCGCTCTGACGATGCAATGATCGATTTCATCGCTGCTAACGCAGATGTCGTGACAAAGGTTACTTTGGCACCTGAGCTGACTCCTTCTGAACACATTGAGAAGTTGGCAAAAGCGGGAATCGTTGTGTCAGCTGGTCACACCAACGCAAGTTATGTTGAAGCACGCGCAGGTTTCAAAGCAGGTATTACTTTCGCGACTCACCTATTCAACGCAATGACCCCAATTGCTGGTCGTGAGCCGGGAATGGTTGGCGCAATCTACGATACACCTGAGGTTTACACCGGCGTTATCGCTGATGGTTTCCACGTCGACTATGCAAACATCCGCATTGCACACAAACTCAAGGGTGAAAAGCTTGTTCTCGTTACCGATGCAGCAGCGCCTGCAGGAGCGGACATGGATCACTTTATTTTTGTTGGCAAGAAAGTATATTACCGAGATGGTAAGTGTGTAGATGAAAACGGCACACTTGGCGGTTCGGCATTGACCATGATTGAAGCAGTACAAAACTCTGTCGAACATGTAGGCATCGCTTTGGATGAAGCGGTACGCATGGCAACCTTGTATCCTGCACGTGCAATCGGAATGGATGACAAGCTTGGCGCTATCAAACAAGGATATGTGGCCAACCTGACCGTGTTCGACCGTGAATTCAATGTCAAAGCGACTGTGGTTAACGGCGAATACACATTGAATTAG
- a CDS encoding beta-N-acetylhexosaminidase: MNKTFKMGFLSVAIATGLAGCSSLQSDAAQQGKVDALASQLNISYDVETNHGAQEGMTCQDMGAEWASCNKILMTVVNDGEAVSGNDWKIYLHSIRVILDVENKDFAIEHITGDLYVMTPTASFEGFAAGETIEIPLIQEYWTLFETDFMPRAYVTAGNAIPKAIASLNTENVDAYVAEIEGKNWKRTPEDNNVLATSASRYAKNSDVAALAEGAIEASIIPTPLKTKQMRGALHIASGFAVTNNALDTDQLAAFEKRAELLGVNVEGDIALNINVDAKAFEGKEAVSGAYKLAVNAGGVEVLGFDSVGAFYGLQSMLALMDNGDDEMLPWVAIEDAPRFEYRGVMVDVARNFHSKEAMLRTIDQMAAYKLNKLHLHLTDDEGWRLEIPGLPELTDVGANRCHDLSETSCLLPQLGSGPSTDNFGSGYFSKADYMEILRHAKARGIEVIPEIDMPAHSRAAVVSMEARYKKYAEQGELAKAEEFRLMDPQDTSNVTTVQFYDKRSFINPCMDSSMNFVNKVLTEVKAMHDAAGMPLNTWHFGGDEAKNIKLNAGFQDINATDQVAWKGNIDLSQQDKPFAKSPMCQKLIQEGVVSDFGHLPSFFAEKVSGAVAEQGIENFQAWQDGLKYSKDASAFKTENTRVNFWDVLYWGGDASAYDWAAKGYDLIVSNPDYVYMDMPYEVDPKERGYYWATRATDTRKMFGFAPENLPQNAETSLDRDGNGFNGKGTVEHNEGFHGLSAQLWSETVRTDEQYEYMVFPRVIAAAERAWHKADWELDYQVGKQFNQETSHVNKDAQLQDWTRFANVMGQREMAKLDASGINYRIPVPGAIMQDGKLHMNISMPGLPMQYSVDGGQSWMDYVAPVALDKDANVEVRALSADKQREGRAVSL; the protein is encoded by the coding sequence ATGAACAAAACATTTAAGATGGGTTTTTTGTCTGTTGCGATTGCTACAGGTCTGGCTGGTTGCAGTTCTCTGCAGTCAGACGCAGCGCAACAAGGAAAGGTTGATGCACTGGCTTCTCAGCTGAATATCAGCTACGACGTGGAGACAAACCATGGTGCACAGGAAGGCATGACGTGTCAGGACATGGGTGCTGAGTGGGCGTCTTGTAACAAGATTCTGATGACTGTTGTTAATGATGGTGAAGCGGTTTCCGGCAATGACTGGAAAATTTACCTGCACAGCATTCGTGTCATTCTGGATGTTGAAAACAAAGACTTCGCGATTGAACACATCACCGGTGACCTTTATGTGATGACTCCAACGGCATCCTTCGAGGGTTTTGCAGCTGGCGAAACAATCGAGATCCCTCTTATTCAGGAATACTGGACGCTATTTGAAACTGACTTTATGCCTCGTGCATACGTGACAGCAGGTAATGCTATTCCTAAAGCGATTGCTTCGCTGAACACAGAAAACGTCGATGCTTACGTGGCAGAGATCGAAGGCAAGAACTGGAAGCGTACGCCGGAAGATAACAACGTGCTGGCGACTTCTGCATCCCGTTATGCGAAAAACAGCGATGTCGCAGCACTGGCAGAAGGTGCAATTGAAGCCTCTATCATTCCAACTCCGCTGAAAACCAAGCAAATGCGTGGCGCGCTGCACATTGCCTCAGGCTTCGCAGTAACCAACAACGCATTGGACACTGACCAACTGGCGGCATTCGAAAAGCGCGCTGAGCTTCTGGGCGTGAATGTTGAGGGTGACATCGCGCTGAACATAAATGTTGATGCGAAAGCGTTCGAAGGTAAAGAAGCGGTATCAGGCGCATACAAACTGGCAGTGAATGCTGGTGGTGTTGAAGTACTGGGCTTCGACAGTGTGGGTGCATTCTACGGTCTGCAATCTATGCTGGCGCTGATGGACAACGGTGACGACGAGATGCTGCCTTGGGTAGCGATTGAAGATGCACCTCGCTTTGAATACCGGGGTGTGATGGTAGATGTTGCGCGTAACTTCCACTCTAAGGAAGCGATGCTGCGCACTATCGATCAAATGGCGGCATACAAGCTGAACAAGCTACACCTTCACCTGACGGATGATGAAGGCTGGCGTTTGGAAATTCCGGGCCTCCCTGAGCTAACTGACGTAGGTGCAAACCGCTGTCACGACCTGAGTGAAACATCATGTCTTCTGCCTCAGTTGGGCTCAGGTCCAAGCACTGACAACTTTGGTTCTGGCTACTTCTCGAAAGCGGATTACATGGAAATTCTACGTCATGCGAAAGCACGCGGTATTGAAGTGATCCCAGAAATCGACATGCCTGCGCACTCACGTGCGGCGGTGGTTTCCATGGAAGCGCGATACAAGAAATACGCGGAGCAGGGCGAACTGGCAAAAGCAGAAGAATTCCGTCTGATGGATCCGCAGGATACATCTAACGTAACTACGGTTCAGTTCTACGACAAACGCAGCTTCATCAATCCATGTATGGATTCGTCCATGAACTTCGTGAACAAAGTGCTCACTGAAGTGAAAGCGATGCATGACGCTGCTGGTATGCCTCTGAACACCTGGCATTTCGGTGGTGACGAAGCGAAGAACATCAAGCTGAATGCTGGCTTCCAAGATATCAACGCGACTGATCAGGTGGCGTGGAAAGGTAATATTGATCTGAGCCAGCAAGACAAGCCGTTTGCTAAGTCTCCAATGTGTCAGAAGCTGATTCAAGAAGGCGTGGTATCTGACTTTGGTCACCTGCCAAGCTTCTTTGCGGAGAAAGTGAGTGGCGCAGTTGCTGAGCAAGGCATTGAGAACTTCCAGGCATGGCAAGACGGCCTGAAGTACTCGAAAGATGCCTCAGCGTTCAAAACTGAAAACACCCGCGTGAACTTCTGGGATGTACTTTACTGGGGCGGTGATGCATCTGCATACGACTGGGCAGCAAAAGGGTACGATCTGATCGTCTCTAACCCGGACTATGTGTACATGGATATGCCATACGAAGTTGACCCGAAAGAGCGAGGCTACTATTGGGCAACCCGTGCGACTGACACTCGCAAGATGTTTGGGTTTGCGCCAGAGAACCTGCCTCAGAACGCAGAAACGTCTTTGGACCGCGATGGTAACGGATTCAATGGTAAAGGTACCGTTGAACACAACGAAGGCTTCCACGGTCTGTCTGCACAACTTTGGAGTGAAACCGTTCGTACTGATGAGCAATACGAATACATGGTTTTCCCTCGTGTGATTGCCGCAGCTGAACGCGCATGGCACAAAGCTGATTGGGAATTGGATTACCAAGTGGGTAAGCAATTCAACCAAGAGACTTCTCACGTTAACAAAGACGCGCAACTGCAAGACTGGACGCGCTTTGCGAATGTGATGGGCCAGCGCGAAATGGCGAAACTGGATGCATCAGGTATCAACTACCGTATTCCTGTTCCGGGTGCCATCATGCAAGACGGTAAACTGCACATGAACATCAGCATGCCGGGTCTGCCAATGCAATATTCTGTGGATGGTGGTCAATCTTGGATGGACTACGTCGCTCCCGTAGCTCTTGACAAAGATGCTAACGTAGAAGTGCGTGCATTGAGTGCAGATAAACAACGCGAAGGTCGCGCGGTTTCTCTGTAA
- the nagE gene encoding N-acetylglucosamine-specific PTS transporter subunit IIBC: MNILGYFQKVGKALMVPVATLPAAAILMGVGYWIDPNGWGANSALAAFLIKAGAAIIDNMSVLFAVGVAYGMSKDKDGAAALSGFVGFLVVTTLLSPGAVAQIQGIDPSAVPAAFGKINNQFVGILVGIVSAELYNRFSHVELHKALAFFSGKRLVPILTSFAGIFIAFILMYVWPTVYGGLVSFGEGIQGMGELGAGVYAFFNRLLIPVGLHHALNSVFWFDVAGINDIPNFLGGAKSIAEGTGVAGVTGMYQAGFFPIMMFGLPGAALAIYHCAKPENKEKVASIMLAAAFASFFTGVTEPLEFSFMFLAPGLYVLHALLTGISVYIAASMQWIAGFGFSAGLVDMVLSTRNPLAVNWYMLIAQGLVFSVIYYTVFRAAILKFNLATPGREEDDETSSDVQGSQETGTLARQYLKALGGHDNLTNIDACITRLRLTVKDGSQIDEKTLKALGAMGVVKLGTNNLQVILGPLAEIVAGEMKKVGTTEDLSDVKLP; encoded by the coding sequence GTGAATATTCTCGGTTATTTCCAAAAAGTAGGTAAAGCGCTGATGGTGCCAGTCGCCACGCTTCCTGCCGCTGCAATTCTGATGGGTGTTGGTTACTGGATTGACCCGAATGGCTGGGGTGCGAACAGCGCACTGGCAGCATTCCTGATCAAAGCTGGTGCTGCAATCATCGATAACATGTCTGTACTGTTCGCAGTTGGTGTTGCGTACGGTATGTCAAAAGATAAAGATGGTGCAGCTGCACTGTCAGGCTTCGTTGGTTTCCTCGTTGTGACCACGCTGCTGTCTCCAGGTGCGGTTGCGCAAATTCAGGGCATCGACCCAAGCGCGGTACCTGCAGCATTCGGTAAGATCAACAACCAGTTCGTAGGTATCTTGGTTGGTATCGTATCTGCTGAGTTGTACAACCGTTTCTCACACGTTGAACTGCACAAAGCACTGGCATTCTTCTCTGGTAAGCGTCTCGTACCTATCCTGACCTCTTTTGCCGGTATCTTCATTGCGTTCATCCTGATGTACGTATGGCCAACCGTATACGGTGGTCTGGTAAGCTTTGGTGAAGGTATCCAAGGTATGGGCGAGCTGGGTGCGGGTGTATATGCGTTCTTCAACCGTCTTCTGATCCCTGTTGGTCTGCACCACGCTCTGAACTCAGTATTCTGGTTCGACGTTGCCGGCATTAACGACATCCCTAACTTCCTGGGTGGTGCTAAGTCTATCGCTGAAGGCACCGGTGTTGCTGGTGTGACTGGTATGTACCAAGCAGGCTTCTTCCCAATCATGATGTTCGGTCTGCCAGGTGCAGCACTGGCTATCTACCACTGTGCGAAGCCAGAGAACAAAGAGAAAGTTGCATCTATCATGCTGGCTGCTGCTTTCGCATCTTTCTTCACCGGTGTAACTGAGCCTCTGGAATTCTCATTCATGTTCCTGGCACCTGGTCTGTACGTACTGCACGCATTGCTGACTGGTATCTCTGTATACATCGCAGCGTCTATGCAGTGGATTGCTGGCTTCGGCTTCTCTGCTGGTCTGGTGGATATGGTTCTGTCTACCCGTAACCCACTGGCGGTTAACTGGTACATGCTGATTGCTCAAGGTCTGGTGTTCTCGGTTATCTACTACACCGTGTTCCGTGCAGCTATCCTGAAGTTCAACCTGGCAACTCCAGGTCGTGAAGAAGACGATGAAACTTCTTCAGATGTTCAAGGTTCTCAAGAGACCGGTACCCTGGCTCGTCAGTACCTGAAAGCTCTAGGTGGTCACGACAACCTGACTAACATCGATGCATGTATCACTCGTCTGCGCCTGACTGTTAAAGACGGCAGCCAAATCGACGAGAAAACACTGAAAGCACTGGGTGCGATGGGTGTTGTTAAACTAGGCACCAACAACCTTCAGGTTATCTTGGGCCCACTGGCAGAAATCGTAGCTGGCGAAATGAAAAAAGTCGGCACTACCGAAGACCTGTCTGACGTAAAACTGCCTTAG
- a CDS encoding cation:proton antiporter family protein, protein MDLVIIAVAFISGFLMLRCHMPPLVGFLIAGFALHAAGYTSTPLIQTLADLGVTLLLFTIGLKLDVKSLLNKEIWLGATLHNIATTALFTLCMVGLKAVGISTFSSLNLNDLALIAFALSFSSTVFAIKALQEKGEMNATYGTLAIGILIMQDIFAVIFLTIASGKVPGIEALLLFALPLARPILFRLLDRAGHGEVLVLYAVFLALVAGAGLFDAVGMKPDLGALILGMLMAGHIRASEMAKSLFNLKELFLVCFFLNIGLSEQPTVQGFLIAVILLILLPLKGALYYLIFSAFKFRVRTSLFATLTLFNYSEFGLIVGGIAYQMGIMPGSVLVAIAIAVSLSFVLAAPLNTFSHKIYAYASGKLHDPNPNKLHHNDQLICLGNARVVILGMGRIGTGAYDELSEDYSEAVLGIEAREDSVERHGNEGRKVILGDATDPDFWSRVISSKQIELILLAMPNSHANTIAMEQINQLNFKGRVAAIARYADELEQLKGLGVDEAYNIYREAGSGFARHVKEQLNR, encoded by the coding sequence ATGGATTTAGTGATTATTGCCGTGGCCTTCATCAGCGGCTTTCTTATGTTGCGCTGCCATATGCCTCCTCTGGTGGGCTTTCTCATCGCTGGTTTTGCGCTTCACGCTGCAGGCTATACAAGCACGCCTCTCATCCAGACACTGGCAGATCTTGGCGTCACGCTGCTGCTTTTCACTATTGGCCTGAAGCTAGATGTAAAGTCCCTTCTCAATAAAGAAATTTGGCTTGGCGCGACACTTCACAACATCGCGACTACTGCCCTGTTTACTCTTTGTATGGTTGGCCTAAAAGCGGTCGGCATATCGACATTTTCCAGCCTGAATCTCAATGATCTTGCTCTTATTGCCTTTGCCCTTTCCTTCTCAAGTACTGTTTTCGCCATCAAAGCGTTACAGGAAAAGGGGGAAATGAATGCTACCTACGGCACACTCGCTATTGGTATCCTGATTATGCAGGATATCTTTGCGGTGATTTTCCTAACCATCGCTTCAGGAAAAGTGCCGGGCATTGAAGCACTATTACTGTTCGCATTACCATTGGCTCGCCCTATCCTTTTCAGGCTGCTAGATCGCGCCGGACACGGCGAAGTCTTGGTGCTATATGCTGTATTTCTCGCGCTAGTTGCCGGAGCCGGTTTGTTCGATGCGGTTGGTATGAAGCCAGATCTGGGCGCACTCATCCTAGGCATGTTGATGGCAGGCCACATCCGTGCATCGGAAATGGCAAAGTCCCTTTTCAATCTGAAAGAGCTCTTTCTTGTGTGCTTCTTCCTCAACATTGGCCTTTCAGAACAGCCAACCGTCCAGGGCTTTTTAATCGCCGTCATTCTCCTTATCCTACTTCCTTTGAAAGGCGCGCTGTACTACCTGATTTTCAGTGCTTTCAAATTCCGTGTCCGCACATCACTGTTCGCGACACTGACCTTATTCAACTACAGCGAGTTTGGCCTCATTGTCGGTGGAATCGCTTATCAAATGGGGATCATGCCGGGTAGCGTCTTGGTTGCTATTGCAATTGCTGTTTCCCTCTCCTTTGTTTTGGCGGCTCCACTCAACACCTTCAGTCACAAAATCTATGCGTATGCTTCTGGTAAACTTCATGACCCCAACCCGAATAAGCTTCACCACAATGACCAGCTCATCTGCCTTGGGAATGCGCGAGTGGTGATTTTGGGGATGGGACGTATAGGTACGGGGGCATATGACGAGCTATCAGAAGACTACTCTGAAGCAGTGTTAGGCATTGAGGCTCGTGAAGACTCTGTCGAGCGTCATGGCAATGAAGGGCGTAAGGTTATTCTGGGAGACGCTACAGACCCTGACTTCTGGTCGCGAGTAATATCTTCAAAGCAAATAGAACTCATCTTATTAGCGATGCCAAACAGCCACGCCAATACCATTGCCATGGAGCAGATTAATCAACTTAATTTTAAAGGCAGAGTTGCTGCTATCGCCCGTTACGCTGATGAACTGGAGCAGCTTAAGGGGCTCGGCGTAGATGAGGCCTATAACATCTACCGAGAAGCAGGATCAGGTTTCGCGCGTCACGTGAAAGAACAGTTAAATCGTTAA
- the nagC gene encoding DNA-binding transcriptional regulator NagC has protein sequence MTGGQIGNVDLVKQLNGAAVYRLIDQQGPISRIQIADVSSLAPASVTKITRQLLERGLIKEVAQQASTGGRRAISLTTECAPFHSLAVRLGRDRIELTLFDLGGNPLAEHDEPFHYPNQDTLIEGLIYKLHTFLASHQGVLKELIAVAISLPGLVDAEAGIVEYMPHITIDKLPLSDLIRDEFGVQCFIGNDTRGQALAEHYFGVSKNYYDTLLVSVHNGAGAGIIVNGQVFLGYNRNVGEIGHIQIDPLGKKCQCGNFGCLETVASNPAIIEHAQQLLAQGHESMLQGKKDLNVSDICRAAVAGDELARQVLVKVGNHLGKAIAMTINLFNPQQVVISGEITEAKSVVFPAIQRCVENQSLRTFHQNLPIVAAGLSATPTLGAFALVKRAMLNGALLQRLLED, from the coding sequence ATGACAGGCGGACAAATTGGTAACGTAGATCTGGTTAAACAGCTAAACGGTGCCGCCGTTTACCGACTCATCGACCAACAAGGGCCGATTTCTCGAATCCAAATCGCTGATGTAAGTAGCCTTGCACCAGCCAGTGTTACCAAAATTACCCGCCAGTTACTGGAGCGCGGCTTAATTAAAGAAGTCGCGCAACAGGCATCCACCGGTGGCCGTCGGGCCATTTCTTTGACCACCGAATGCGCACCTTTCCACTCATTGGCTGTTCGTCTTGGGCGTGACCGTATCGAGCTCACTCTGTTTGACCTTGGCGGCAACCCACTTGCAGAACATGACGAGCCGTTCCACTACCCAAATCAGGACACACTGATTGAAGGGTTGATCTACAAATTGCATACCTTCCTTGCTTCACACCAAGGTGTGCTGAAAGAGCTGATCGCAGTTGCCATTTCCCTCCCAGGCCTAGTTGATGCAGAGGCCGGCATTGTGGAATATATGCCACATATTACGATCGACAAATTACCGCTAAGTGACTTAATTCGCGATGAATTTGGCGTTCAGTGCTTTATCGGAAATGACACCCGTGGCCAGGCTCTCGCGGAACATTATTTCGGGGTGAGTAAAAATTACTACGATACCCTATTAGTCAGCGTTCACAATGGCGCGGGCGCAGGTATCATCGTGAACGGTCAGGTCTTTTTGGGGTATAACCGTAACGTCGGTGAAATTGGCCATATCCAAATTGATCCACTGGGTAAGAAATGCCAGTGTGGAAACTTTGGCTGTCTGGAAACTGTCGCTTCAAACCCGGCCATTATTGAACATGCTCAACAACTGTTGGCTCAAGGCCACGAGAGCATGCTTCAGGGCAAGAAAGATTTAAACGTGTCAGACATATGCCGCGCAGCTGTCGCAGGTGATGAACTGGCGCGTCAGGTTCTGGTGAAAGTAGGCAATCATTTAGGTAAAGCTATTGCCATGACCATCAACCTGTTCAATCCACAACAGGTGGTTATTTCAGGTGAAATCACAGAAGCGAAAAGTGTCGTTTTCCCTGCTATTCAACGCTGTGTAGAAAACCAATCTCTGCGTACGTTCCATCAGAACTTGCCTATTGTCGCAGCGGGTCTTTCTGCAACGCCTACACTGGGCGCCTTTGCTTTGGTTAAGCGCGCAATGCTAAATGGTGCGCTATTGCAGCGACTGCTGGAAGACTAA